From one Plantibacter flavus genomic stretch:
- a CDS encoding HpcH/HpaI aldolase family protein → MPIRMTLPPTFGERLRTADRPLVGMWVVSGSPIAAEIAAGSGLDLLLIDGEHSANTLESIQLQLQVVAAFPVCPLVRVPFGDAVVIKRVLDLGAQNLIVPMVSSAEQAAALVQAVRYPPQGVRGVGSALARSSRWNRIDDYLAQADDSVSLTVQIESAEAVEQVEDILAVDGVDAVFVGPADLSASLGLLGQQGHPTVVSAVERVLDAAAAAGKSAGVNAFDPGMAEHYLDRGASFVLVGADVSLLARASEQLAERFIDGRSDTSRSDGY, encoded by the coding sequence ATGCCGATTCGAATGACCCTGCCGCCGACCTTCGGCGAGCGCCTGCGCACCGCGGACCGACCCCTCGTCGGGATGTGGGTGGTGTCGGGGAGCCCGATCGCGGCGGAGATCGCTGCGGGCAGCGGCCTCGACCTGCTCCTCATCGACGGCGAGCACTCGGCGAACACCCTGGAGAGCATCCAACTGCAGCTGCAGGTGGTCGCCGCTTTCCCGGTGTGTCCGCTGGTGCGGGTGCCGTTCGGCGACGCGGTCGTCATCAAGCGGGTGCTCGACCTCGGGGCGCAGAACCTCATCGTGCCCATGGTGTCGTCGGCCGAGCAGGCGGCGGCGCTCGTGCAGGCCGTGCGCTACCCGCCTCAGGGCGTCCGTGGGGTCGGCAGCGCGCTCGCGAGGTCCTCCCGCTGGAACCGGATCGACGACTACCTCGCGCAGGCGGACGATTCGGTGTCGCTCACGGTGCAGATCGAGTCGGCGGAGGCGGTCGAGCAGGTCGAGGACATCCTCGCGGTCGACGGCGTGGACGCGGTGTTCGTCGGTCCGGCCGACCTCTCGGCGTCGCTCGGACTGCTCGGTCAGCAGGGGCACCCCACCGTGGTCAGCGCTGTCGAGCGGGTGCTCGATGCCGCCGCCGCCGCGGGGAAGTCGGCCGGCGTGAACGCCTTCGACCCCGGCATGGCCGAGCACTACCTCGACCGCGGGGCGTCCTTCGTCCTCGTCGGTGCGGATGTGTCGCTCCTCGCCCGCGCATCCGAGCAGTTGGCGGAGCGCTTCATCGACGGCCGGAGTGATACGAGCCGCAGCGACGGGTACTGA
- the hpaE gene encoding 5-carboxymethyl-2-hydroxymuconate semialdehyde dehydrogenase — MTQHVPAALPDRIRHYIDGAFVDSVDGDTFDVLDPVSNETYVQAAAGKQADIDLAVAAAKRAFDEGPWPRLLPRERSRILHRVADAVEAQDARLAELESFDTGLPITQALGQAKRAAENFRFFADLIVAQHDDTYKVPGRQVNYVNRKPIGVAGLITPWNTPFMLESWKLAPALATGNTVVLKPAEFTPLSASLWADIFRDAGVPDGVFNLVNGLGEDAGDALVKHPDVPLISFTGESSTGQLIFANAAPFLKGLSMELGGKSPAIVFADADLDDALDATVFGVFSLNGERCTAGSRVLVERSVYDDFVERYAERARNIVVGHPSDPATEVGALVHPEHYEKVMGYVEIGKTEGRLVAGGGRPEGFPTGNYVAPTVFADVPPTARIFQEEIFGPVVAITPFDSDEEALALANDTKYGLAAYIWTNDLKRAHTFSQNVQAGMVWLNSNNVRDLRTPFGGVKASGLGHEGGYRSIDFYTDQQAVHITLNQAHSPRFGTGGPLQAAH, encoded by the coding sequence ATGACCCAGCACGTTCCGGCAGCGTTGCCCGACCGTATCCGGCACTACATCGACGGCGCGTTCGTCGACTCGGTCGACGGCGACACCTTCGACGTCCTCGACCCGGTGTCGAACGAGACCTACGTCCAGGCCGCCGCCGGCAAGCAGGCCGACATCGACCTCGCCGTCGCCGCAGCCAAGCGCGCCTTCGACGAGGGTCCGTGGCCGCGGCTCCTCCCCCGCGAGCGCAGCCGGATCCTGCACCGGGTCGCCGACGCCGTCGAAGCGCAGGACGCCCGCCTCGCGGAGCTGGAGAGCTTCGACACCGGGCTGCCGATCACGCAGGCGCTCGGTCAGGCGAAGCGCGCCGCCGAGAACTTCCGGTTCTTCGCCGATCTGATCGTCGCCCAGCACGACGACACCTACAAGGTCCCGGGGCGGCAGGTCAACTACGTCAACCGCAAGCCCATCGGTGTCGCGGGGCTCATCACGCCGTGGAACACGCCGTTCATGCTCGAGAGCTGGAAGCTCGCTCCGGCCCTCGCGACCGGCAACACGGTCGTCCTGAAGCCGGCGGAGTTCACCCCGCTCTCGGCGAGCCTGTGGGCGGACATCTTCCGCGACGCCGGCGTGCCCGACGGCGTGTTCAACCTCGTGAACGGGCTCGGCGAGGACGCCGGCGACGCCCTCGTGAAGCACCCGGACGTGCCGCTCATCTCGTTCACCGGCGAGAGCAGCACCGGTCAGCTCATCTTCGCGAACGCCGCGCCGTTCCTGAAGGGGCTCTCGATGGAGCTCGGCGGCAAGTCACCGGCCATCGTGTTCGCCGACGCCGACCTCGACGACGCCCTCGACGCGACGGTGTTCGGGGTGTTCTCGTTGAACGGTGAGCGCTGCACCGCCGGCAGCCGCGTCCTCGTCGAGCGGAGTGTCTACGACGACTTCGTCGAGCGCTACGCCGAACGTGCCCGCAACATCGTCGTCGGACATCCGAGCGACCCGGCCACCGAGGTCGGCGCGCTCGTGCACCCCGAGCACTACGAGAAGGTCATGGGCTACGTCGAGATCGGCAAGACCGAGGGCCGCCTCGTCGCCGGTGGTGGTCGCCCCGAGGGATTCCCGACCGGCAACTACGTCGCGCCGACGGTCTTCGCCGACGTCCCGCCGACCGCCCGCATCTTCCAGGAGGAGATCTTCGGGCCGGTCGTCGCCATCACCCCGTTCGACTCCGACGAGGAGGCGCTCGCCCTCGCGAACGACACGAAGTACGGGCTCGCCGCGTACATCTGGACGAACGACCTCAAGCGGGCTCACACCTTCTCCCAGAACGTGCAGGCCGGGATGGTGTGGCTGAACTCGAACAACGTGCGCGACCTCCGCACGCCGTTCGGCGGCGTGAAGGCGTCGGGGCTGGGTCACGAGGGCGGCTACCGCTCGATCGACTTCTACACCGACCAGCAGGCGGTGCACATCACGCTGAACCAGGCGCACTCCCCGCGCTTCGGCACGGGCGGGCCGCTGCAGGCCGCGCACTGA
- a CDS encoding MFS transporter, with product MTTASLARATTPAELRRVAFATVIGTTVEWYDFFLYASAAGLVFSQLFFQPAGPQAALLLSFATVGVSFLFRPLGAFVAGHFGDRIGRKKMLVITLFLMGAATTLIGLLPTYDQIGIIAPALLVFLRILQGLSTGGEWGGAVLMAVEHAPTGRRGRFGAFPQIGVPIGLLLASGMLALMTGVISPGAAFLEWGWRFPFLLSFVLIIVGYVVRRKVDESPVFVALARNKERRRVPIVELFRHHWLLVLLAALTFAGNNAAGYMTTGGYIQNYATTPLADGGLVGMERTPVLLAVTGSAIVWLIVTWFAGSLSDRIGRRNTYIIGWVAFLATVFVLFPLVNTGDPWLLFLGLALFTIGNGFTYGPQAAYFAELFPASIRYTGVSVTYAIGAILGGAFAPTIATWLVQVTGSSTSVAFYIAGMIVIAFAATLLLRDRTGIPLGGEAEDEQSRGQVYGARR from the coding sequence ATGACAACCGCATCACTGGCGCGAGCGACGACGCCCGCGGAACTCCGGCGCGTGGCCTTCGCCACCGTCATCGGCACCACGGTCGAGTGGTACGACTTCTTCCTCTACGCGAGCGCCGCCGGACTCGTCTTCTCGCAGCTCTTCTTCCAACCGGCAGGACCGCAGGCCGCGCTGTTGCTGTCGTTCGCGACCGTCGGCGTCAGTTTCCTGTTCCGGCCGCTCGGCGCGTTCGTCGCCGGGCACTTCGGCGATCGCATCGGCCGGAAGAAGATGCTCGTCATCACGCTCTTCCTCATGGGAGCTGCCACGACGCTCATCGGTCTGCTGCCGACCTACGACCAGATCGGGATCATCGCCCCCGCCCTGCTCGTGTTCCTCCGAATCCTGCAGGGGTTGTCGACCGGCGGCGAGTGGGGCGGCGCCGTCCTCATGGCCGTCGAGCACGCGCCCACCGGCCGCCGCGGCCGGTTCGGGGCGTTCCCGCAGATCGGCGTCCCGATCGGACTGCTCCTCGCCTCCGGCATGCTCGCCCTCATGACGGGCGTGATCTCGCCCGGCGCGGCGTTCCTCGAGTGGGGCTGGCGGTTCCCGTTCCTGCTGAGCTTCGTCCTGATCATCGTCGGTTACGTCGTGCGACGGAAGGTCGACGAGAGCCCCGTCTTCGTCGCCCTCGCCCGCAACAAGGAGCGTCGCCGGGTCCCGATCGTCGAGCTCTTCCGGCACCACTGGCTGCTCGTGCTGCTCGCGGCGCTCACCTTCGCCGGCAACAACGCCGCCGGCTACATGACCACGGGCGGCTACATCCAGAACTACGCGACGACGCCGCTCGCCGACGGCGGCCTGGTGGGTATGGAGCGGACACCGGTCCTGCTCGCGGTCACCGGGTCGGCCATCGTCTGGCTGATCGTCACGTGGTTCGCGGGCTCGCTCTCCGACCGGATCGGCCGACGCAACACCTACATCATCGGCTGGGTCGCGTTCCTGGCCACCGTCTTCGTGCTCTTCCCGCTCGTGAACACCGGTGACCCGTGGCTGTTGTTCCTCGGGCTCGCGCTGTTCACGATCGGCAACGGCTTCACCTACGGGCCGCAGGCGGCGTACTTCGCCGAGCTCTTCCCCGCATCGATCCGCTACACGGGCGTCTCGGTCACCTACGCGATCGGCGCCATCCTCGGCGGAGCGTTCGCCCCGACGATCGCGACCTGGCTGGTGCAGGTCACGGGGTCGTCGACGAGTGTCGCGTTCTACATCGCCGGCATGATCGTCATCGCCTTCGCGGCGACCCTCCTCCTTCGCGACCGCACGGGCATCCCGCTCGGTGGCGAAGCGGAGGACGAGCAAAGCCGTGGTCAGGTCTACGGCGCGCGGAGGTAG
- a CDS encoding 2-keto-4-pentenoate hydratase codes for MQDHERQAIADELAAAHEERSVVPLLTARHPDMTVEDSYAVQALWAERRVAAGRRVVGHKIGLTSKAMQQATGISEPDYGVILDDQVFDSGATLDFDAYSNVRVEVELAFVLGRPLQGPHCTIFEVLDATDHIVPALEVLNSHIELDGRTIVDTIADNAALGAMVLGGTPVRPDAIDPRWVSALLYRNQTIEESGVAGAVLGHPALGVAWLAGKLAQHGGSLAAGEIILSGSFTRPMWVERGDTVHAEYQGLGAVTCRFE; via the coding sequence ATGCAGGATCACGAACGACAGGCGATCGCCGACGAGCTGGCGGCGGCGCACGAGGAGCGGAGCGTCGTCCCCCTCCTCACCGCCCGGCACCCGGACATGACCGTCGAGGACTCTTATGCCGTGCAGGCGCTCTGGGCCGAACGCCGCGTCGCCGCAGGTCGGCGCGTCGTCGGCCACAAGATCGGTCTCACCTCGAAGGCGATGCAGCAGGCCACCGGGATCTCCGAACCCGACTACGGCGTCATCCTCGACGACCAGGTCTTCGACTCGGGCGCGACGCTCGACTTCGACGCCTACTCCAACGTCCGCGTGGAGGTCGAGCTGGCGTTCGTCCTCGGACGCCCGCTGCAGGGACCGCACTGCACGATCTTCGAGGTGCTCGACGCGACCGACCACATCGTCCCCGCGCTCGAGGTCCTCAACTCCCACATCGAACTCGACGGTCGCACGATCGTCGACACCATCGCCGACAACGCGGCCCTCGGCGCCATGGTGCTCGGCGGAACGCCCGTCCGCCCCGACGCGATCGATCCGCGATGGGTCTCGGCCCTGCTCTACCGAAACCAGACCATCGAGGAGTCCGGGGTCGCCGGCGCCGTCCTCGGGCACCCGGCACTCGGCGTCGCGTGGCTCGCGGGCAAGCTCGCCCAGCACGGCGGGAGTCTCGCCGCCGGGGAGATCATCCTGTCGGGGTCGTTCACGAGACCGATGTGGGTCGAACGGGGCGACACCGTCCACGCCGAATACCAGGGACTGGGAGCCGTGACATGCCGATTCGAATGA
- a CDS encoding TolB family protein, which translates to MTFRTLAPGQRSSILLGGPHDDAPVLLFETDELLVEAPNWSLDGRTLLLNGNGRLWALPVDDPTAGLAPIEFLGLPELNNDHVLDPDGEHILLSAMDGHIYRGAITGGPVTKLTADDDRWHFLHGVSPDGTRIAYVELEGFEHPGRLAIAPAVEGGGPVTVLDTGDGHLDGPEWSPDGRWLFCNTEHFGTGPGHAQLARIPDAGGELEQLVVSDTVDWFPHLSPDARLASYIAFPAGTIGHPADLDVEVRLVSTDDWATPLRRYPLFGGQGTLNVNSWSPDSSRFAFVAYPIDD; encoded by the coding sequence ATGACCTTCCGCACCCTCGCCCCCGGCCAGCGTTCCAGCATCCTGCTCGGCGGGCCGCACGATGATGCGCCCGTGCTCCTCTTCGAGACCGACGAGCTCCTCGTCGAAGCACCGAACTGGTCGCTCGACGGCCGGACGCTGCTCCTCAACGGCAACGGGCGGCTCTGGGCGCTCCCGGTCGACGATCCGACCGCCGGGCTCGCGCCGATCGAGTTCCTCGGCCTCCCCGAACTCAACAACGACCACGTCCTCGACCCCGACGGCGAGCACATCCTCCTCTCGGCGATGGACGGTCACATCTACCGCGGCGCCATCACCGGCGGGCCGGTCACGAAGCTCACCGCCGACGACGACCGGTGGCACTTCCTCCACGGCGTCTCCCCGGACGGCACGCGGATCGCGTACGTCGAGCTCGAAGGCTTCGAGCACCCCGGTCGACTCGCGATCGCTCCGGCGGTCGAGGGCGGCGGCCCCGTCACCGTCCTCGACACCGGCGACGGCCACCTCGACGGTCCGGAATGGTCGCCCGACGGCCGATGGCTGTTCTGCAACACGGAACACTTCGGCACCGGCCCCGGCCATGCGCAGCTCGCGCGGATCCCCGACGCCGGCGGCGAGCTCGAGCAGCTCGTCGTGAGCGACACCGTCGACTGGTTCCCGCACCTCTCCCCCGACGCCCGACTGGCCTCGTACATCGCCTTCCCCGCCGGCACGATCGGGCACCCGGCCGACCTCGACGTCGAGGTCCGGCTCGTTTCGACCGACGACTGGGCGACCCCGCTCCGTCGCTACCCACTGTTCGGCGGGCAGGGCACCCTCAACGTGAACAGCTGGTCCCCCGACAGCTCACGGTTCGCCTTCGTCGCCTACCCGATCGACGACTGA
- a CDS encoding GntR family transcriptional regulator: protein MSGPHPTTGQEASLSKSERAYRFIREAIDEGRFVPGYRLVLGQIAGELDISVVPVREAIRRLEAEGLVTFERNVGAQVAMLHETEYLFTMQTLALVEGAATSMSAAYLTDDHLARAREINERMRRTLDDFDPHAFTALNLEFHTVLFEECPNPHVLDLVHRGWRRLNALRDSTFSFVPGRARESVAEHDGILELIAAGAQPLEIEIAARDHRTATLDAMLAYQAEHQPPTTARPPSSPPSTTDRRNHP, encoded by the coding sequence ATGAGCGGACCGCACCCGACGACCGGGCAGGAAGCGTCGCTCAGCAAGTCCGAGCGCGCCTACCGGTTCATCCGCGAGGCCATCGACGAGGGGCGCTTCGTCCCCGGGTACCGGCTGGTGCTCGGCCAGATCGCCGGTGAGCTCGACATCAGCGTGGTCCCGGTGCGCGAGGCGATCCGGCGGCTGGAGGCCGAGGGGCTCGTGACGTTCGAGCGCAACGTCGGCGCGCAGGTCGCGATGCTGCACGAGACCGAGTACCTCTTCACGATGCAGACGCTCGCCCTCGTCGAGGGCGCAGCGACCTCGATGAGCGCCGCCTACCTCACCGACGACCACCTGGCCCGCGCCCGCGAGATCAACGAGCGGATGCGCCGCACGCTCGACGACTTCGACCCGCACGCGTTCACGGCGCTGAACCTGGAGTTCCACACCGTCCTCTTCGAGGAGTGCCCGAACCCGCACGTCCTCGACCTCGTCCATCGCGGCTGGCGGCGGCTGAACGCGCTCCGCGACTCCACGTTCAGCTTCGTGCCCGGCCGCGCGCGGGAGTCGGTCGCAGAGCACGACGGCATCCTCGAACTCATCGCCGCCGGCGCGCAGCCGCTCGAGATCGAGATCGCCGCCCGCGACCACCGCACCGCGACCCTCGACGCCATGCTCGCGTACCAGGCGGAGCACCAGCCGCCCACCACGGCCCGCCCGCCGTCGTCACCGCCGTCCACCACCGACCGGAGGAACCACCCATGA
- a CDS encoding IclR family transcriptional regulator produces the protein MTDASSAHSQTLSRGIRILEVLADARTPLTIDTLSATLGLHRSVTYRLLRTLEDHRLVVRDGTGRIALGSRLAALAAGVSHDLQAAALPELTAIANELGMTCFLTVLDGDEIVTLVGVEPRHTMGSIAQRPGTRHPVGVGAPGKAIASRLSEAQWPDTLDDDHRAELAAVREHGWASSHDEVITGLRAVAVPLAVHGSPAGALAVVYVSSSRSEADIAARLIEGAATIASSV, from the coding sequence GTGACCGATGCCAGCAGCGCCCACTCCCAGACGCTCTCACGCGGCATCCGGATCCTCGAGGTCCTGGCCGACGCGCGCACCCCGCTCACGATCGACACCCTGAGCGCGACGCTCGGCCTGCACCGGAGTGTCACCTACCGGCTCCTGCGCACGCTCGAAGACCACCGCCTGGTCGTCCGCGACGGTACGGGACGGATCGCACTCGGATCGCGCCTGGCAGCCCTCGCCGCCGGTGTCTCCCACGATCTGCAGGCCGCCGCCCTGCCCGAGCTGACGGCCATCGCGAACGAGCTCGGCATGACCTGCTTCCTCACCGTGCTGGACGGCGACGAGATCGTCACGCTCGTCGGCGTCGAGCCACGGCACACGATGGGGTCGATCGCGCAGCGACCCGGCACCCGGCACCCGGTCGGTGTCGGCGCGCCCGGCAAGGCCATCGCGTCCCGCCTCTCCGAGGCGCAGTGGCCGGACACCCTCGACGACGACCACCGCGCCGAGCTGGCAGCGGTCCGCGAACACGGCTGGGCGTCGAGCCACGACGAGGTCATCACCGGTCTCCGCGCCGTCGCGGTCCCACTCGCTGTGCACGGCTCGCCGGCAGGCGCCCTCGCGGTCGTCTACGTCTCCAGCAGCCGCTCCGAAGCCGACATCGCGGCCCGCCTCATCGAGGGGGCCGCGACCATCGCGTCGTCGGTCTGA
- a CDS encoding MarR family winged helix-turn-helix transcriptional regulator — MTETRWLSDDEQRSWVRFAAVLELLPAALDLQLTRDEHLTHFDYFTLAMLSETPGRTLRTSALAARTNATLPRLSRVLTRLEEAGFVARTPCPEDRRATNVTLTDAGWDKVVQAAPGHVEHVRSLVLDALTPAQIEQLGEISAALLTKLDPDGRMFASEA; from the coding sequence ATGACCGAGACGCGATGGCTGAGCGACGACGAGCAACGCTCCTGGGTGCGCTTCGCCGCGGTGCTCGAACTCCTGCCGGCCGCGCTCGACCTCCAGCTCACGCGGGACGAGCACCTGACGCATTTCGACTACTTCACGCTCGCGATGCTGTCCGAGACCCCGGGCCGCACGCTGCGCACCTCGGCGCTCGCGGCACGGACGAATGCGACGCTGCCCCGCTTGTCGCGGGTGCTGACGCGCTTGGAGGAGGCCGGCTTCGTGGCGCGGACACCGTGCCCGGAGGATCGACGGGCGACGAACGTGACGCTCACCGATGCGGGCTGGGACAAGGTCGTCCAGGCTGCGCCGGGCCACGTCGAGCACGTGCGATCCCTGGTCCTCGACGCACTGACGCCGGCGCAGATCGAGCAGCTCGGCGAGATCTCCGCCGCCCTCCTGACGAAACTCGACCCAGACGGACGGATGTTCGCCAGCGAGGCCTGA
- a CDS encoding NADPH-dependent F420 reductase, whose product MTNVTIFGTGNMGSAIAGVLAAGGASVDHLGSAETGTITGDVVVLAVPYPALATIVEQYADQLAGKVVVDITNPLDFSTFDALTVPAGSSAAAELQAKLPSSHVLKAFNTNFAATLASKQVGDVATTVLIAGDDADAKAALQQLVTAGGLEAVDAGSLKRAHELEAIGFLQLTLAASEKISWTAGFALVK is encoded by the coding sequence ATGACGAACGTCACCATCTTCGGAACCGGCAACATGGGCAGCGCCATCGCCGGCGTCCTCGCAGCAGGCGGCGCCTCCGTCGACCACCTCGGGTCGGCCGAGACCGGCACCATCACCGGCGACGTCGTCGTCCTCGCGGTCCCCTACCCCGCCCTCGCGACGATCGTCGAGCAGTACGCCGACCAGCTCGCGGGCAAGGTCGTCGTCGACATCACCAACCCCCTCGACTTCTCGACCTTCGACGCCCTCACCGTCCCCGCGGGCAGCTCGGCTGCAGCGGAACTGCAGGCGAAGCTCCCGAGCTCCCACGTCCTCAAGGCCTTCAACACGAACTTCGCCGCGACCCTCGCATCGAAGCAGGTCGGCGACGTGGCCACCACGGTCCTCATCGCCGGGGACGACGCCGACGCCAAGGCCGCACTCCAGCAGCTCGTGACCGCCGGAGGCCTCGAGGCCGTCGACGCCGGGTCGCTGAAGCGCGCCCACGAACTCGAGGCGATCGGCTTCCTGCAGCTCACGCTGGCGGCCTCGGAGAAGATCTCCTGGACCGCGGGGTTCGCGCTCGTCAAGTAG
- the hpaD gene encoding 3,4-dihydroxyphenylacetate 2,3-dioxygenase: MSNPITPSSAEPVVTATDPIPVPVNRIPTPAATPPDILRCAYMEIVVTDLAASRKFYVDVLDLVVTEEDEHTVYLRSFEEFIHHNLVLRQGPVAAVAAFSYRVRSPEDLDRAVAFYTELGCRVERRAEGYVQGIGDSVRVEDPLGFPVEFFYDVEHVERLAWRYDLYTPGALVRLDHFNQVTPDVPRAVAYMEDLGFRVTEDIQDEAGTTYAAWMRRKPTVHDTAMTGGDGPRMHHVAFATHEKHNIIAICDKLGALRMSDVIERGPGRHGVSNAFYLYIRDPDGHRIEIYTQDYYTGDPDNPVVTWDVHDNQRRDWWGNAVVPSWYTDASLVLDLDGEPKPVVSRSDDSELEVTIGADGFSYTRKGDEAQGFKLGNTL; encoded by the coding sequence ATGTCGAACCCCATCACCCCGTCATCGGCCGAGCCCGTCGTGACCGCCACCGACCCGATCCCCGTGCCGGTGAACCGCATCCCGACACCCGCCGCCACCCCGCCTGACATCCTCCGCTGTGCGTACATGGAGATCGTCGTCACGGATCTCGCCGCGAGCCGGAAGTTCTACGTCGACGTGCTCGACCTCGTGGTCACGGAGGAGGATGAGCACACCGTCTACCTGCGGAGCTTCGAGGAGTTCATCCACCACAACCTCGTGCTGCGGCAGGGGCCGGTGGCGGCGGTCGCGGCGTTCAGCTACCGGGTGCGGAGTCCTGAGGACCTCGACCGCGCGGTCGCCTTCTACACGGAGCTCGGGTGCCGGGTGGAGCGTCGTGCCGAGGGGTATGTGCAGGGCATCGGCGACTCGGTGCGCGTCGAGGATCCGCTCGGGTTCCCCGTCGAGTTCTTCTACGACGTGGAGCACGTCGAGCGGTTGGCGTGGCGCTACGACCTGTACACGCCGGGTGCGCTCGTGCGGCTCGACCACTTCAACCAGGTGACGCCTGACGTGCCGCGGGCGGTCGCGTACATGGAGGACCTCGGGTTCCGCGTCACGGAGGACATCCAGGACGAGGCCGGGACGACGTACGCGGCGTGGATGCGGCGGAAACCGACCGTCCACGACACCGCGATGACGGGCGGTGACGGACCGCGCATGCACCACGTGGCGTTCGCGACGCATGAGAAGCACAACATCATCGCGATCTGCGACAAGCTCGGCGCGCTGCGGATGTCGGACGTCATCGAGCGCGGCCCCGGACGACACGGCGTCTCGAACGCGTTCTACCTGTACATCCGCGACCCCGACGGCCACCGGATCGAGATCTACACCCAGGACTACTACACGGGCGACCCCGACAACCCGGTGGTCACGTGGGACGTGCACGACAACCAGCGTCGCGACTGGTGGGGCAATGCCGTCGTGCCGAGTTGGTACACGGACGCGTCGCTCGTGCTCGACCTCGACGGCGAGCCGAAGCCGGTGGTCTCCAGGTCCGACGACTCCGAGCTCGAGGTCACGATCGGCGCCGACGGCTTCTCCTACACCCGCAAGGGCGACGAGGCGCAGGGCTTCAAGCTCGGCAACACCCTCTAG
- a CDS encoding fumarylacetoacetate hydrolase family protein, translating into MSSHQSIEGLPNSGGGKIIAVHLNYPSRAAQRGRTPEHPSYFLKPWSSVSSTGGTIERPAGAELLAFEGEIAIIIGTAARRVRVEDAWQHVSGVTAANDFGLYDLRSADKGSNLRSKGGDGYMPLGPSVIPAEQIDPAALRVRTWVNGVVVQDDTSDTLLFPFAQLIADLSQLSTLEPGDVILTGTPAGSSVVVPGDVIEVEVDAPTAPGTPTSGRLVTTVVEGTEPFGGFGAKPAVDDHQRIEAWGDAAAAGLPAPTEPPTAASPAEPLDPAVAEQLASVSTATLSAKLRARGYTEVFIEGVHASRPGTRMVGVARTLRFVAYRPDLFAERGNGFNAQKRVFDTVEAGEVIVIEARGERGTGTVGDVLALRAQQRGAAGVVTDGGIRDAEQVAAFDLPTFSQGPHPSVLGRRHVPWEIDVAVTCGGATVLPGDVIVGDGDGVIAIPRALAVEVAAEGVVQEAEDAWIAEQVRGGAAVDGLFPLNAEWRTRYESEQGR; encoded by the coding sequence ATGAGCAGCCACCAGAGCATCGAAGGTCTCCCGAACAGCGGGGGCGGCAAGATCATCGCCGTCCACCTCAACTACCCGTCACGGGCGGCCCAGCGCGGCCGCACGCCGGAGCACCCCTCGTACTTCCTCAAGCCGTGGTCCTCTGTCTCGAGCACGGGCGGCACCATCGAGCGCCCGGCCGGCGCGGAACTGCTCGCCTTCGAGGGCGAGATCGCGATCATCATCGGTACCGCGGCCCGCCGCGTCCGCGTCGAGGACGCCTGGCAGCACGTCTCGGGCGTCACCGCGGCGAACGACTTCGGGCTCTACGACCTCCGCAGTGCCGACAAGGGGTCGAACCTGCGCTCGAAGGGCGGCGACGGCTACATGCCGCTCGGCCCGTCCGTCATCCCCGCTGAGCAGATCGATCCGGCCGCCCTCCGCGTGCGCACCTGGGTCAACGGTGTCGTGGTCCAGGACGACACGAGCGACACGCTGCTCTTCCCGTTCGCCCAGCTCATCGCCGACCTCTCGCAGCTCTCGACGCTCGAGCCCGGCGACGTCATCCTCACCGGCACACCCGCCGGCTCCTCCGTCGTCGTGCCTGGCGACGTCATCGAGGTCGAGGTCGACGCACCGACCGCACCAGGCACCCCGACGAGCGGTCGACTCGTGACGACGGTCGTCGAGGGCACCGAGCCCTTCGGCGGGTTCGGCGCCAAGCCGGCCGTCGACGACCATCAGCGGATCGAGGCCTGGGGGGACGCTGCGGCGGCAGGTCTGCCTGCACCGACTGAGCCTCCCACCGCTGCATCGCCCGCCGAACCGCTCGACCCCGCGGTCGCCGAACAGCTCGCCTCGGTCTCGACGGCGACACTCAGCGCCAAGCTGCGGGCTCGCGGGTACACCGAGGTCTTCATCGAGGGCGTCCACGCCTCGCGACCGGGCACGCGCATGGTCGGTGTGGCCCGCACCCTCCGCTTCGTCGCCTACCGGCCCGACCTCTTCGCCGAGCGCGGCAACGGCTTCAACGCGCAGAAGCGTGTCTTCGACACCGTCGAGGCCGGAGAGGTCATCGTGATCGAGGCACGCGGCGAGCGCGGCACGGGCACCGTCGGCGACGTCCTCGCACTTCGGGCGCAGCAGCGCGGAGCGGCCGGGGTCGTCACCGACGGCGGCATCCGCGATGCCGAGCAGGTCGCGGCGTTCGACCTGCCGACCTTCTCACAGGGCCCGCACCCGTCCGTCCTCGGGCGCCGCCATGTGCCGTGGGAGATCGACGTCGCGGTCACCTGCGGCGGGGCGACGGTCCTGCCCGGCGACGTGATCGTCGGGGACGGTGACGGCGTCATCGCGATCCCCCGGGCGCTCGCCGTCGAGGTCGCCGCGGAGGGGGTCGTGCAGGAGGCGGAGGACGCCTGGATCGCCGAGCAGGTCCGTGGCGGTGCCGCGGTCGACGGCCTCTTCCCGCTGAACGCCGAGTGGCGGACGCGATACGAGAGCGAGCAGGGACGATGA